ATACGAGGCACGATCTTGGAGTCGATTACAGGGAAAACTTTGACACCTGACTCAAGTGGGAAATCGAAGTCGTTAGCCCATTCATACGGCTGAAGAGTTCCTCTCCAAGCTACAACAATGTCTCTCCTCCCCAACAGCGCCTTGCCTTCGTCTGTAGCCACGGCTACGTAACCAATCCAGTTAGTCTGCACGCGCGAGGCTTCCTTGGACAAAGACTTGACGATGAAACAGATTGGTAGATTTAAAGAAGCCGTCGCGTAGATGTACTTGGTCACATTGTACCTAAGAATGTGACATTTTGGACGGTCGAAAACAAAGatgaatgaaacattttggaTTTTTGTGGGAAGTAATAATACGGTTGGCTTTAAGGTAGCCAGTTCGAGCAAAGATTTGGCTCTTAGAGTAATAACAATCACCGGCGTATAAGGACTTACGGTCCCAGTTAAAGGCGTCGTAACCAACCTGAGCCATCTCGCCGTAGTGAATGATGTAGCGACGAAGATCTGGGTCAAGTGGGTCAAGGAGGCCTTTCCATTTGTTTTGGCCGCTTAGCACTTTCCACCTCTTGGCTATGCCTCCCAACATGCTTGCCTTTAGTTTTTTCCCCTGCTTTTTTTGGATGGTAACATTGCTCCTTTGGTGTGAAGGAATTGGTCCTTAATGCATGGTCCTTCACATATATAGTGCCGATTTTTAAGTCTTTGTTAAGTGTACGCATGTTGCAACAGTTTAAAGGATAAAATATAAAGAGTTCGGCAACTTTCAAGGTATAATATTGATGGTATTGACGGTTAAATCAACGCTTAAATCATGTACTGTTGGttacacataaattaaattaattaaaggGAAATTTTATCAATGTCTGTCTAACCTGATTCGGTTTAACCGAGCCGAAACACATCTGTCCAGAAGAAACCAATCCAGTGTTAGGAAATACGCGGTCAAATTTTGCGGAAAGCCAGAATTTATGGGATCGAAAAGAGGGCACACACACcaaattgttaacggagttcggccaatgatgcctacgtctccggacctgctacagatcttttattattaaCCAGGGAATTTTTACAAGCTCACAACTCACACcccgatcccaaatacactCAGAAATTACTAGTAATttcttaaagaagattttttgtgagaaaaaaaaagttttttttttcttcttcttttttcttctcctctcctctctcgttctttctctctgttttcttgttttgggaTGATTTTCCTCTTCACCTCAGCTCTCCTTTTATAAGCATGAAGAAGGTGTTTGGTGGCTCACAATCTTTGACAAAACCAACGTCAACAATTTCAGCTCACCGTCCATGCCGTCACCGTCCATGCCGACCAACACGTAAAACGTGTGTTaacaatctcccacttgaagACTGATTTCAATCTGTCTTCACACCTTGATCAATGTAGCAGATATTCCCAGCTTGTTACTCCAACAAGCCAACTGAGGTTGCACACAACCTCAGCTTATCATACGGCACGACCTTCGTCAGCATGTCTGCCGGATTCTTGCTTCCTGGGATCTTCTCAAGCaccaacatttcatcttctaacGCGGATCTGATGAAATGATATCGACGATGTATGTGCTTCGTCCGAGCATGGTAAACCAGATTCTTTGTCAAATCGATGGCACTTTTACTGTcacagtacaacacacattTCCCTTGGTCATGGCCTAGCTCTTCTAGAAAAGACTGTAGCCATATCATCTCTTTTGTTGCTTCCGTTACCGCAACATACTCAGCTTCACAGCTTGATAGAGATACAATTTTCTGCAACTTCGAAACCCAACAAATTGCAGTACCGCCAAAGGTGTAGACATACCCGGTTGTGCTCTTCGTGCTGTCAACGTCACCTCCATTGTCAGCATCAACATATCCCTGCAATCCCGTCTCAGACTTCGTGAAACATAGCGATAAGCTTGGATTTCCTTTCAGGTATCTGAAAATCCACTTAAGGGCTTCCCAATGTTCCTTTCCTGGATTGCTCATAAATCTGCTGACGACTCCCACTGCATGTGCAATGTCTGGCCTTGTACATATCATCGCGTACATTAGGTTGCCTatagcagaagcatatggaactTTATCCATACATGCCATCTCGTCTTCCGTCTTTGGAGACTGCTCTCTGGATAACCGAAAATGACTTGCCAGGGGAGTACTGACTGGCTTCGCATCATCCATGTTAAACCTCTTGAGGACTTTCTTCACATACTCCTCTTGTGATAACTTAAGACCTTCCTTGCTCCTACTGATTCTCATCCCTAGAATCTGTCTTGCTTCTCCAAGGTCTTTCATCGCAAACTCTTCTGAGAGTTTCGTCTTCAAGCTATTGATCTCGTGCAAGTCTGCTCCTACTATCAgcatgtcatcgacatataggagcaatatcaagtaggactcttcaagCGTCTTGAAGTAACAACAGTGGTCAGCTTCACACCTCAAGAAACCAACGCCTTTAATAAAGCTGTCGAACCGTTTATACCACTGtcttggagcttgttttaagccgtacaaactccttttcagcttgcaaacaaggctttccttccctttgatctcaaagccttcgggttgcttcatataaatttcctcatccaaatcaccgtgaagaaatgccgtcttcacatccatctgttgaagatgcagatctTCTTGTGCTACCAGCCCAAGAACCGTTCTGATGGTCACCATCTTGACTACAGGAGAGAAGATTTCAGTGTAGTCAACgccttctttttgttggaatcccttCACAACAAGCCTCGCTTTATAGCGCTTACTTCCATCAGGTTCTTCTTTTATTCGGTAGACCCACTTGTTATGCAATGCCTTTTTCTCCTTAGGCAAATCTGCTAACTCCCACGTGTGATTGGATAACAACGAGTCCATCTCGTCGTTCATTGCAAGCTCCCACTTGATCgactcatcaacttgcatagcttcctcataacattCAGGCTCGCCTCTGTCTGTGAGCAGAATGTAGTTGAGCGATGGAGAAAATCTTACTGGCTTTCTGATGATTCTGCTTGACCGTCGTAACTCCGTGACTGGTTTATATGGGACCACTTctgaatcatcactttcttcagcctcaccactctcgtcttgagagatttcttcttctgctgttgCGGTATCCTGTGGCAACTCCGGTGTCAGGATATCTTCTAAGTCAACAGCTCCAGGCTCTTTCTTCTCCGAGCCTTCTCTTAGCTTATCCTTGTACAACATTTCTTCGTTGAACACAACATTCTTGCTGCGGATGATCTCCCGATTTTCATCATCCCAAAACCGGTAACCAAACTCCGTGTCACCATAACCGATGAAGTAACACTTTTTAGACTTCGAGTCAAGTTTACTTCTTGCAGCATCGTCAATGTGAACATAAACTAAGCAACCAAACACCTTTAGATAAGAAAGGTTTACTTTCTTTCCGCTCCAAACTTCTTCAGGGATCTTAAATCCCAACGGTACAGACGGTCCTCTGTTTATTAAGAAGGCTGCGGTATTGATTGCATCTGCCCAAAACGTCTTTGGCAATCCACAGTGCAATCTCATGCTCCTTGCACGCTCATTCAAGGTTCAGTTCATCCTTTCCGCtattccattctgttgaggcgttccaggaatagtcttctccatcttgatccCATTATCAGCGCAATATCTCTTGAACTCGCCGCTGATgtactcaccaccattatcagaccttagACACTTCAACTTGAGATTCGTCTCAATCTCAACCATGGCTTTCCAAATTTTGAAAACCGAAAACACTTCATGCTTGTTCTTCATGAAGTAAACCCACACTTTTCTTGTGgagtcatcaataaaggtcacaTAGTAGTATGAACCTCCCAGCGATGCAACAGGAGCGGGTCCCCACACGTCAGTGTGCaccagctctaacttctcagacTTTGGCTCTCTTCCTCCTTTAGAGAAACTAACTCGTTTCTGTTTCCCAAGGATGCAGCTTTCACACATCTGATGATCCACCGTCTTCAGATCCGGAAGAGCGCCATTTTCCACCATGAGTTTCATccctttctcactcatgtgtCCCAACCTACAATGCCACAACTTGGTCTGTTTGGCATTCTCGACAACAGCAACAGTGTCTTGATAACTCGTCGTCATATAAAGAGTCCCTCTTTTATGACCTCTAGCCACCACCATGGAACCTTTTCTGACCTTCCAGGCTCTACCACCAAAGTTAACATCGTGCCCCGTATCATCAAGTTGACCTACTGAGATCAGATTTCGCATCAACTTTGGCACATGTCTGACCTTCGTAATCTTCCACACACGTCCGTCTGACATCTTCAGGTTGATATCTCCAATACCAACTATGTCTAAAGGTAATCCATCAGCAAGATATACCTTTCCGTAATTTCCCGCAACATAATTCTCCATAATGTTATGGTGCGGTGTGGTGTGGAATGACGCTCCTGAGTCAAGAACCCATGAATCGACTGAGCTATCAACATAGGATATGGACTCTTTGGTGGTACTTGTAGCTGCATCACGAGCTTCAATTTTCCTCGGGGAATCAACAGACACTACCAATGCATCAGCGATTTCACGTGTCACTGCATTGGCTCCGCCTCTAGTGTTGTCTTCCTTCTTCGGTGGTGCTCGGCAATTCTTCTTGATGTGACCTGTCTTTCCAAAATTCCAGCACTCTACAGGCTGTCTGAATTTGGATTGACCCCGTCCATTCCTTGACTTCGATCTGCCATTACTCCGGTTATTTCTATCTGGGTTTCTCCCTCTGTTTTCCACGTTGAAAGCAGAGCTCGTTGATGCCTCCCCAGAGTCTATCCTTCGAACTTCCTCAGCAAGGATACGATCTCTTACATCATTGAATTTGAGCTTTTGAGTACCCACAGAATTACTAACCGCTGCCCTCATTGGCTCCCAACTATTTGGCAGAGATGCCAACAAAATCAGTGCTCGCACTTCATCTTCAAACTCGATTTCAACCGATGACAGTTGGTTGACAATCGTGTTGAACTCGTTCACATGTGCGGCAACCAGGCCACCTTCTTCCATCttcaaatgaaagagtttcttCATGAGAAACACCTTATTGTTTGCCGAAGGTTTCTCATACATATCAGAGAGAACTTTCATGAGCCCTTCTGTGGTCTTCTCCTTCGCAACGTTGTGAGCAACGTTTTTCGACAGTGTTAACCTTATAACACCCAGAACTTGTCTGTCAAGGAGCTCCCACTCAGCCTGATCCATCTTCTCAGGCTTCTTGCTCAGCGGTTGATGAAACTTCTTTCCGTACAAATAATCTTCGATTTGCATTCTCCATAATGCATAATCTGTACCGTCAAATTTCCCGATACTGTGGGCCAAACCATCTTCGCCTCCCATCGTTTCTGGAACCACCGTGTATTAGAACACCTCCGTCGACAAACCGATGTTACCGACAAAATTCACTATTTACGTGAATAGTAACCCCACAAAAAATTTGACCGATCACCGTAACtcaggctctgataccagttgttAGGAAATACGCGGTCAAATTTTGCGGAAAGCCAGAATTTATGGGAGCGGGAAGAGGACACACACACcaaattgttaacggagttcggccaatgatgcctacgtctccggacctgctacagatcttttattattaaCCAGGGAATTTTTACAAGCTCACAACTCACACcccgatcccaaatacactCAGAAATTACTAGTAATttcttaaagaagattttttgtgagaaaaaaaaagtttttttttttcttcttttttttcttctcctctcttctctcgttctttctctctgttttcttgttttgggaTGATTTTCCTCTTCACCTCAGCTCTCCTTTTATAAGCATGAAGAAGGTGTTTGGTGGCTCACAATCTTTGACAAAACCAACGTCAACAATTTCAGCTCACCGTCTATGCCGTCACCGTCCATGCCGACCAACACGTAAAACGTGTTTTAACATCCAGAAGAACAATTAGTTCAACATTTGATGAGCCTTTCTGATACTATAAGAGAATCATCCACAGTATTCTTACTGAACAgtatctctctcttctctttctgaAGGAACGAGCAAGTGCATATTCATGTCACATCTGAAGGGACGCAATCATTTTTCAGGAACCTAAGGAGGCTTCAAGAGGCACTGTCATGAACTTGATTCCAACCACATATTCGCAGCATCTTTAACGAAAGTGTCAAAACTAACTAGGAATATAGTGGTAGCATTTACAAGTGCTACAACAAAGTATTAAGTACCTGGACGATAACTTCTTCAGCGTTAAAAGACATGGCAGCCTCAAACTTCCCCCActtggtttgaaattttttccaacagcatgTTTTTCCGAAAAGCTCAAGAAGCTGAACCCACTTGGGtcgaaatttgttttttatccAGAGAAATGACAAAGAAAGAGGCCATGAATTGTCAACCACATAGTGTAGCAGTGCTCCAGGAGCATCCTGCAAATTGTAAAGAAGAGAAAATTTCAGTTTCCATGTGAAAAGTATATCTTCTGTAAATCagattttcttgaaaaacgaagaAGATACGCTACTAGATCTCTCATGATTCCACAACAGAAACCGTATCCGTAAGATGaatgaaagaaaattataattataggctgtatccaaaaaaaaaaaaaaaatgcaacttTGTATTGTAACTAGACCAAAAGAAACCACATTCTATGACAAACCCTTAAACCTACGTATCTCTGCATATTATCAGGGGTGAGACAGAAGAAAACTTGTTTCATTGGAACTGCAACAAAACGCTAAACCTGTGACAAAGAGAGCAGCCACGGGACCGAGGCTTATATACTAGAGACCAAACTCATTTTCCAAACtccaaaacaaacaaagatgcTGAATGAACTTAGAAATTCTAACCTGACCCTCATCGTTTTGATTTGCTTTGTGCTGACAGCGTCAAGGCTGAGTTCCGTCAGTTCTTCAGTGTACAACCCACACAACACCCTGAAGAAGCAGTTTGGGAAGTGGCTTCAATACCACGGAAAATCATATGGAGGAAAGGATGAGTGGATGTTCAGGTTTGGGATATTCCAGTCTAATCTCCAGTTCATTGACTACATCAACTCCCTCCACTTGCCCTTTAAGTTAGCGGAGAACAGATTTGCGGACATGACCAACTCCGAGTTTAAGGCCCATTTCCTCGGGTTGAACACGTCTTCCTTGAGGCTACACAGCAGCAACCATAGTTGTGACCCAGCAGACAATGTTCCGGACGCTGTCGACTGGAGGAAAGAAGGTGCTGTGACTCCCATTAGAGATCAAGGAAGATGCGGTATGACATTATGCTCTTACAATTCCATTCTCAAGATAACATTCATAACACAACTGTTGACAATCTCATTGCATTCTGTACAGGAGGTTGCTGGGCTTTCGCTACAGTTGCAGCTATTGAAGGCATCACCAAGATAAAAACAGGGAATTTAATACCTCTCTCAGAACAACAACTCATAGATTGCGACACCGGAAGTTACAACAAAGGCTGTAGCGGTGGATTAATGGAAACGGCCTATGAATACCTCATAGCCAATGGTGGACTCGCCGCCCTGGACGACTACCCATACACAGCCACAGATGGTACCGGCTGCGACCAAGAAAAATCCCAAAATAAGGTCGTTACGATTACAGGATACGAAAAGGTAGCTCCGAACGAGGCTAGCCTAGAAgtcgctgctgctcaacagccAGTATCAGTTGGAATCGACGCTGACGGGTTCATCTTTCAGTTCTACTCTTCTGGTGTTTTCACAGGTTACTGTGGATCAAGTCTCAACCATGCAGTGACTGTTGTTGGATATGGAGAAGAAGCGGGCGAAAAGTACTGGATCCTAAAGAATACATGGGGAATTGGTTGGGGTGAAGAAGGCTACATACGGATGGAACGTGGTTATCGTAAAGAAACGGGTAAATGTGGTATTGCTATGCTTGCAAGTTATCCCCTGCAGTGAGTCCAGACGATTCAGAGAGCCTTTTTACATTGAATTAATATGAAAATGCTCTCTGTATGACAATCTGCAATAGCGCAGCTAAAATAATTACGATTGTGAAATAAAATACTAGAGATAATTG
This region of Brassica napus cultivar Da-Ae chromosome C5, Da-Ae, whole genome shotgun sequence genomic DNA includes:
- the LOC106400454 gene encoding ervatamin-B: MLNELRNSNLTLIVLICFVLTASRLSSVSSSVYNPHNTLKKQFGKWLQYHGKSYGGKDEWMFRFGIFQSNLQFIDYINSLHLPFKLAENRFADMTNSEFKAHFLGLNTSSLRLHSSNHSCDPADNVPDAVDWRKEGAVTPIRDQGRCGGCWAFATVAAIEGITKIKTGNLIPLSEQQLIDCDTGSYNKGCSGGLMETAYEYLIANGGLAALDDYPYTATDGTGCDQEKSQNKVVTITGYEKVAPNEASLEVAAAQQPVSVGIDADGFIFQFYSSGVFTGYCGSSLNHAVTVVGYGEEAGEKYWILKNTWGIGWGEEGYIRMERGYRKETGKCGIAMLASYPLQ